The sequence CGACATTTTGCGCATACCAACCAAAGATGGTCTTGTGCTGATTAGCGGTGAGGTGTTATTTCCAAACGCAATCGCTTACGACGAATCGCTACGGCTTAACGACTACGTCGAACGTGCAGGCGGTTACACGCAAAACGCGGATGCCGCACGCCTGATCGTGGCGCGGCGGGATGGAAGTTTTGTTGAGGCAGGCGCAAAAAAAGGATTTTTCGGTTTTGGCACCAGCGACATCAAGCTTCGGTCTGGCGATGAAATTTTGGTCCTGCCAAAGATCGATGTGAAGACCCGGCAGGTTTGGAAAGACTTGACACAAATCATATTTCAATTGGCAGTGAGTGCCAAGGTGGTGCTGGGTATATGAGTATTTTATAGCTTTCCTACCCCCATGCGGTCAATCGGTTTTCATGACTGGAGCTGCACACGAAATGAACAAATATTTGATTTGATAAATCGAAGGAACACCTAATTATGCGTAAGCAAGTTTATTTAATTAATCACGTGATGTCTAAAGATATCGAAAGTGAAATATTCTCGGCCATTTTGCAATACTTTAAAAAGTACAGCCCGCCCTGGATCGTTTATGTTGTTTCAATCGAACCTATTGAGGGTGCCGATGTATACCATTATCACCGGCCTCACCTGGAAACCAAGCTCGCGCAGCCGACTGTCTGCACGGTGCATCATGATCTGGATGATCCCGACATCTGGCATGCACGGCAACGATTCTTGCCGCGCTATGCCGAGGCTGCAGCTGTCGTTTGTTTGAATAAGACCCAACGCGAAATACTCATTGATGAGGGTATTTCAGACGATAAGCTCTATGTGGTGCCGCACGGGTACAACGACAAAATGCTTCACCTGAAGAGTGGATATGGCCGCGATATTTCCAAGGTAACGATTGGTATTGCTTCGCGTCGTTATGGCAGGCGTGTCAAGGGTGAGGCCTATCTTCATGAATTGGTAAAACGCCTCGATCCGGATGCATTTAAATTTATATTGGTGGGCCAGGATCGCAGTTTGGATGCCGCAGATTTTCGCCAGCTAGGATTTGAAGTTGACGTATTTGAGCGACTTCCCTATCGTGTGTTTCAAAGCTTCTATGAAAAAATTGACCTACTACTTATGTGTAGCAGTCATGAGGGCGGCCCAGCGAACATACCCGAAGCCTTAAGTACCGGTACCCCTCTGTTTTCTTCTGCGGTCGGGATGGCGAAGGACTTTGTAAGACACGGGCAGAATGGAATTGTTCTTACAATGAATGCCGAAATTGACGCTCTTGAAATAACGAAAGTTTGCGTCACCGATGCCGCGTTGCTGCGTCAATTAAGTGAAACTTGTGCGAGCGAGGCGTCCACTATTCTAACCTGGAAGAAATCAGTTGAGGGTAACGTCGTCGTCTACTCGCAAATCCTCGGTATGGATCTTTTTTCGGCACCGGCACAGGTATGTGAAAAGACGAACGAACCGATCGACAATAACAACGTTATGGCAGTAGCATGAATCAAAAAATTTCAATACTCATTCCGGATAATTTGCATATCAACCAAAAGAATTTTTCTTCTTTTTTCAAGTTTGTCGCAAAGTCTGGTGCTTCCACCCATTTCGAAAAAAATCGTAGAGATTGGATTGATACCTATGGAAATTACGATTCTAAATCAGACGTCCTGTACGAACGTTGTCGGATCCTTGCGCGACTTACACCGGATTTTCTTTATGAGCACTCTGTCAAAGGCGTGAATTTATTCAAAATTGCGCGGGCTGAGATATTGTCACGGTCATCCGTTACGTCGGACTGGTATGCAAGCCCGTATCCTTCCAGCAGTCGGGGGATCTTTGATAAGCTTTATAAAATAAATAAAACGCTCTTGATGCAAAATCTGGCTGCTGCATGGGATTGGCTTGAATTCTGGTCCCGGCAACTTGCTGACTTGCCAGGTTTTACTCATTGCTGCGTATTTTCTGGCTCCCTCATTTACCAGCGATCTTTGATCGAGTTGCTCAAGTTTACGCCAACGCGCGTGTTATTAATGGAAAGTTTCCTTACGGGAAATGACTATTACTGCGAAGAAAAGTATGAACCGATTTCAAACAACTGCAACATTCGACACAAGGCCGTATTTTCGTCGTTAGCACCAACACCGGATGGTGATATGTATGATAAAGAGCGAATGCAGGCAATCAATAAGTTGATTCAGGCTAAAAACAAGAACGTTAAACAGCCGGAGTCAGGCGAAGCAATCAAGTTTTTGAAACCAGATCTTCCCATAGTCTGCATTTTCGGTCAGGTAGTGAATGACTTCTCGTTGCTGGAATATCGGCAAACGGGACTGGCCTCTATTCCGTTCTACGAAGAACTTATTCGTAGTTTGGTGGCCGTCGGCTTTAACGTAGTCTTTAAAGCGCATCCCTGGGAACAGAAAAAAAATAATGTCCGAGGACCACTCACTGGAAACGCGATCAAGTTATTTGTGGGTACTTTGCCGGACGCGCTACAGTCTCAGGTTGTAGTGGTAGAAGACTATCCAATCAGCGAGTTATTCAATATTTCTTCGTGGGCAGTTGGCTTGAATTCACAAAGTCTTCTGGAAGCAGCGTTTGCCGGGTTTAAGCCGGTACAGTTCGGCGACGCTTTTTTTGGTGGCAAAGGATTTACCCACGATTATTCCCTGGATAAGGTCGCCGAGTTTGTCGAGGACGCGAAATCTGGACGGATAGGCGGATCGCTTTCTTTGACCGACTTTATGCGCTATGAAGATTTTCTTATTAGATTGCTACAAAAACAGCTCGTGTCTATCCATGATTCGGGTGTTAATCGATTAGCAAAGGTCTTCGAGATACCTTTTGTGATCGCTCTCGCGAAAAATGCTTCCTCAAATCTAGTATCTTCTCAATCGATCGCTTCTCCAAAACGTGTGGTGATGAAAGCTAATTCGGAAATAGCTAATAAACTAATTCTCTCGTCAGGAGTACCATACCCTGCCGGCCGACCAGTTAATAATGCGACGAGCAAGAAGGGGATCATTAGAAAGAAGCTAAGGAAACTAAAAGTAAATCCGAGAAAGTTTTTTGCTGATGCCCGGCATCCCGGAATTCGGGTATTGCGCCATCTTTTTTGATTTTCCGATGTGTTTGGAGTGACGCCGATCTGTGAAAGAGTGTACAAGTATTCCAGCAATGCGACAATGATTGAAATAATGAAATAGGACTACCTCAAATGGAAAACAGCATGGTTAAGATCAATAGCATAGACGTCAGTAACGCTAGAAATTTCGTTCTTTTCGGCGGCATCAACGTTCTTGAATCCAGGGATTTCGCCTTGCGCACCTGCGAGGAATACGTGCGCGTCACGCAGAAACTGGGCATACCTTACGTATTCAAAGCCAGTTTCGACAAGGCTAATCGTTCGTCGATCCATTCGTATCGCGGTCCGGGTTTGGAAGAAGGGCTAAAAATATTCGAAGCAATCAAGTCGACCTTTGGCGTCCCGATCATTACGGATGTGCATGAGTCATGGCAAGCTGGGCCTCTGGCGGAAGTCGTTGATGTGTTGCAATTGCCTGCTTTTCTGGCCCGCCAAACTGACCTCGTAGTAGCGCTGGCGAAGACCGGACGCGTGATCAATATCAAAAAGCCGCAATTCTTGAGTCCGACCCAGGTGGCTAATATTGTCGAAAAATTCAAGGAAGCTGGCAACGATCAGCTGATCCTGTGCGACCGCGGAACCTGTTTTGGCTATGACAATCTGGTGGTGGATATGTTGGGCTTCGGTGTGATGAAAAAGGTCTGTAACGACCTGCCGATCATCTTTGATGTGACCCATGCCTTACAGCAGCGCGACCCGTTGGGTGCGGCTTCAGGTGGTCGCCGTCAGCAGGTTGCTGAGCTAGCGCGCGCCGGTCTTGCGGTTGGACTGGCCGGACTCTTTCTGGAGGCACATCCAGATCCCGACTCCGCGAAGTGTGATGGACCAAGCGCCTTGCCGCTGGCTCAACTGGAGCCGTTTCTGACGCAACTCAAGGCGTTAGATGATCTAGTGAAATCGTTTCCTGCGCTGAACATAAGCTGAAGAGCAGCTGAAGACTAGCTGAAGACTAGCTGAAACTCCCAGCGATTCTGAAGTTTAACCACGAGAATAAATTGTTTTGAATGATTCAACGACAAGCCGTCTAGCCATCGTGATTCCTGCCCGGTACGGATCTACCCGACTACCGGGCAAGCCACTTGCCGAGATTCGGGGCAAGCCGATGGTGCAACATGTGTATGAGCGAGCGCTGCGAGTGCCACAAGCATCAGTGGTAGTGGTTGCCACCGATGATATTCGGGTTGCCAACGCCGTGCATGCGTTCGGTGGAGTGTGCCTCATGACTTCAGCGGATCATCCTTCGGGCACAGACCGTCTGACCGAAGTGATGCGTCATATCGAGGCCGATATATATATTAATTTGCAGGGCGATGAGCCGATGGTAAGGCCCGCCGACATCGAGAAGCTGGCGGCCGGGATGCGGGCTGACAGTGCGGTGCAAATAGGTACGCTGTGCCACATGATTTCCGCGCAAGAGGCCAAAAATCCTCATGCTGTGAAAGTGGTGCTCGCAAATAATGGTGACGCGCTTTATTTCAGCCGCGCACCTATTCCCTATTCACGCGATGTTGATGATGATGGTGATAGTGATGGTAGTGGTCATCAAACAGCCCGCTATCTGAAACACGTCGGTGTGTACGCTTACCGCCGTGAGGTGCTGGCGACCTATGCAGGTCTGCCGCAGCCGATGATTGAACAGGCTGAAAAGTTGGAACAGTTACGCCTGATGGCAGCAGGCTTGCGAATTCGTGTCTTTGAGATTGCGCCAACCGGACCCGGTGTGGACACTCCCGAATGTCTGGCGCGAGTGCGCGATCTGATGGAGCGGGAGGACGCCTGAACGCCTGCTTGCGTTAGTGCAGAGATTTAATGTTGGAATGGGGTAACGTATCCAGGCGGTGTAAGCCTGATGTCAAGATATTTCCTGTCGATGCCTGTTGCGCAGGGTGTCCGAATCCAATGTCCGCCGAGTGATGAGCGCTCGGGCGGCGTCTATGGCGGTGGAAGCCGCCATTATCGTCAATAAACCTCTTGAGGTGCTGACGACCACGCTTTTCTTAAGCGAGGTCGATGCTGCTGCATTTGTATCGCGGCATTCACCGTCACGCCTTTTAGCATTGCTGCATGCCTTTTGGCTGCGATGCTTTTTTTAATACCGTAGTAGATCTTGAAACACCTGTCAAATCCTGAAATACCTATCGAAAGAACATATGAACGACACGATCTCGCTGGCGAGGCAAGTAGTAGGAATGGAAATTCAAGCGCTGGTTGCAATGTCCAGCCTGATTGATGAAGACTTTGAAAAAGCGGTA is a genomic window of Glaciimonas sp. PAMC28666 containing:
- a CDS encoding glycosyltransferase family 4 protein, with the translated sequence MRKQVYLINHVMSKDIESEIFSAILQYFKKYSPPWIVYVVSIEPIEGADVYHYHRPHLETKLAQPTVCTVHHDLDDPDIWHARQRFLPRYAEAAAVVCLNKTQREILIDEGISDDKLYVVPHGYNDKMLHLKSGYGRDISKVTIGIASRRYGRRVKGEAYLHELVKRLDPDAFKFILVGQDRSLDAADFRQLGFEVDVFERLPYRVFQSFYEKIDLLLMCSSHEGGPANIPEALSTGTPLFSSAVGMAKDFVRHGQNGIVLTMNAEIDALEITKVCVTDAALLRQLSETCASEASTILTWKKSVEGNVVVYSQILGMDLFSAPAQVCEKTNEPIDNNNVMAVA
- the kdsA gene encoding 3-deoxy-8-phosphooctulonate synthase is translated as MVKINSIDVSNARNFVLFGGINVLESRDFALRTCEEYVRVTQKLGIPYVFKASFDKANRSSIHSYRGPGLEEGLKIFEAIKSTFGVPIITDVHESWQAGPLAEVVDVLQLPAFLARQTDLVVALAKTGRVINIKKPQFLSPTQVANIVEKFKEAGNDQLILCDRGTCFGYDNLVVDMLGFGVMKKVCNDLPIIFDVTHALQQRDPLGAASGGRRQQVAELARAGLAVGLAGLFLEAHPDPDSAKCDGPSALPLAQLEPFLTQLKALDDLVKSFPALNIS
- the kdsB gene encoding 3-deoxy-manno-octulosonate cytidylyltransferase, which codes for MNDSTTSRLAIVIPARYGSTRLPGKPLAEIRGKPMVQHVYERALRVPQASVVVVATDDIRVANAVHAFGGVCLMTSADHPSGTDRLTEVMRHIEADIYINLQGDEPMVRPADIEKLAAGMRADSAVQIGTLCHMISAQEAKNPHAVKVVLANNGDALYFSRAPIPYSRDVDDDGDSDGSGHQTARYLKHVGVYAYRREVLATYAGLPQPMIEQAEKLEQLRLMAAGLRIRVFEIAPTGPGVDTPECLARVRDLMEREDA